One Urechidicola croceus genomic window, TATTAGAGTTTAAAAATGAAAATCCAAATATTGATTATATACTTGCTGCAGCAGGAAAAAAAAATGGAACAATTTATTTTGATAATACAGAACTTTTCAGTGGTTTGGCAACAGAAAAAAAACTAGATGAAAATTGTATTGAAGTGCCAATGATAAGTTTAGATAGCGAAATAAAAAAAAGAAATTTAGACGGCCCCTATTTACTTAAATTAGATACCCATGGTTTTGAAATACCAATTTTAGAAGGAGCCAAAGAACTTATTAAAAAAGCGGAATTAATAATTATTGAAACCTATAATTATAAGTTGACAGATGATAGCCTAAAGTATTATGAAATGTGCAGTTATATGGAAGGTTTAGGATTTTCATCAATTGAAATGGTTGATTTTAT contains:
- a CDS encoding FkbM family methyltransferase: MIKKILKKTFNFFGYSLHKKKKHVKQSKPILDNVFSMESALVRCVKRGLEINTVIDVGASDGRWSNMCMNIFPKASYILVEAQPEHEEGLLEFKNENPNIDYILAAAGKKNGTIYFDNTELFSGLATEKKLDENCIEVPMISLDSEIKKRNLDGPYLLKLDTHGFEIPILEGAKELIKKAELIIIETYNYKLTDDSLKYYEMCSYMEGLGFSSIEMVDFMRRKYDDSFWQMDTFFIPSSSKEFTYNSYS